Below is a window of Edaphobacter bradus DNA.
TCGGCTCCGAGGGGAACAAGACCTCTCCAAACGGGAGGAACTGCTTTAGCGGCGGCCGCAGCGTCGGGGAAGAAAAGAGGATCCTCGACGTTTTGCGCGGTTTCTGCCGTGGGCGCCTGTTGGAATGTGATTTTGACGATTGTCTCCTGAGGATATGCGGACAGGACGATCTTCTGTGTCTCGCTGTCTAAGACCGCGATGAAGCATTTGCCGTGCATGGTGACTGCGGTATCGTCGCCTGTGATTTTGTGAGGGACGAAGGCGATGAGGGCGTGGACACTGACGGTCGTTGTCTCTTCGAGGTGATCGTCTTTCCAGATGAACTTCTGCTCTTTATCGGCGGAGAAGTTTCTAAGGAAGAGTTGCTTGCCGAGAAGGTCTGTTTTGAGGGAAGAGGCGATGGTGTCGGCTGCGTGAAGGTTTGGCGTGAGCAGGAGTAGAAGGCCGAGAAGGAATCGTGATGTTGATCTGGCAGAAAGAAGTGACGACATTGTTTATGGCTCCGAAGTGTACCTTAGAGCTCTGCTTCCTCGCGCATCTTTCAAACCCACATTTCAAAATCGAGATGTGGGGCACCCTATCCGTTTTGTGCTCGGCTTCGCTCGGAATGACAATCAAAAGATTTGGGCTGCGGAATGACAAACGAGAGATACAAGAGATATCAGGTGTAGGTGTAAAAGCCGCGTCCGGATTTGCGGCCGAGCCAGCCGGCGTCGACCATGCGGATGAGCAGCGGACATGGGCGGTACTTCGGGTCGCCGGTGCCCTCGACGAGGATGCGCATGATGTCGAGGCAGACGTCGAGGCCGATGAAGTCGGCCAGCGTGAGCGGCCCCATGGGGTGGGCCATGCCGAGCTGGAAGACCTGGTCGATGGCTTCGGGCGTGGCGACGCCTTCCATCGTGGCAAAAATAGCTTCGTTGATAAGCGGCATCAGCACCCGGTTGGAGACGAAGCCTGCGGCATCGTTCACCTCGACCGGCGTTTTGCCGAGCTGCTTTGAGAGTGCATGCACAGTATCGAAGGTTGCCTGCGAGGTTTGCAGGCCGCGGACGACCTCAACGAGCTGCATGACCGGGACCGGATTGAAGAAGTGCATCCCGATGACCTGCGCGGGGCGGCTGGTCTGAGCGGCGAGCTTCGTGATGGAGATGGAGCTGGTGTTCGAGGCGAGGATGGCCTCGGGGCGCAGGACGCGGTCGAGCTCCTTGAAGAGCTCGGACTTGATTTCGAAGCGCTCGGTGGCGGCCTCGATGGCGAGGTCGCAGACGCTGAAAGCTTCGCGGTCGAGCGTGGGGGTAATTCGGGCGCGGGCCTCCTCGGCCTGCTGTTGCGTCAATTTTCCTTTGGCGACCTCGCGGGCGAGGTTCTTCTCGATAATCGCGAGGCCACGATCATGACACGCGTCGTGCCTGTCGCTGAGGAGGACGTTGAAGCCAGAGCGGGCGCAGACATGGGCGATGCCGTTTCCCATGGTTCCGGCTCCGAGGACTGCGATGGTCTGAATGCTGGACATAGTTCCCTCGGACTGTAGTTTTGTGAAGATTAACCCATGTACATGCCGCCGTTCACGTCGAGCGTGTGGCCGGTGATGTAGCTGGCCTCCTCGGAGGCGAGAAATGCGACGGCGTTGGCGATGTCCTGGTCGGTTCCGGCGCGGCCTAGCGGGATGTGCTGGGTCATCGCGTTCTTCTGCTCGTCGGTGAGGACGACGGTCATGGCGGTTTCGATGTATCCGGGGGCGACCGCATTCACAGTTATCGTCCGGCTGGCTAGTTCGCGGGCGAGGGACTTGGTGAGGCCGATGAGTCCGGCCTTCGAGGCGGCGTAGTTGGCCTGGCCGGCCTGGCCGGTCTCGCCGACGACGGAGGTGATGTTGATGATGCGTCCCCAGCGGTTCTTGACCATCGAGGACATGACGGCCTGGGTGAGGAGGAAGGCTCCGGTGAGGTTGGTGGTGAGGACATCGTCCCAGTCGGCCTTCTTCATGCGGAGCGCGAGGATGTCGCGGGTGATGCCGGCGTTGTTGACGAGGATCTCAGCCTTGCCGAAGTGGGCAATGACGGCCTTGGCTCCGGATTTGATGGACTCTTCGCTGGAGACGTCGAGGGCGAAGGGGTGGGCGGTTCCGCCTGCGGCGGCGATCTGGGCGGCGACCTCGTTCAGCTTGTCAACGTTCCTTGCGGCGAGAGCGACGTGGGCTCCGCGGCGGGCGAGTTCGAGTGCGCAGGCACGCCCGATGCCCTGCGAAGCTCCTGTAACCAATGCGATACGACCTGCGAGAGTGCTCATGAACCTCCAATGAAACAGCAACCAGAATTATACGGAGCCAGATGACGTATTCTGGGTGGCAAATGTCCGCGACCGAGACGAAGACCGAAAAACCAGCGCTCCCGACAGCCAGCGAAACCGATGTGTACGCAATTCACGGAGCCGACCCCGAGGTGCTCGCGTATGCGATGGCGAAGTATTCGCGGTCGGCGCTGAGCATGAAGGAGTCGCTCGCTGAGATCAGCGCGCAGCGTGCGGAGCAGTTTCTGAACACGTTTTATTTCCAGTATGGGCACCGTTCGATCGCCGATTTGGCGCATATTCCCTTTGCGATTGAGCGGCTTAGCCTGCTGGCGGCGATCGAGCTGGTCGATGAGCAGCGCTGGGATGGGCAGGAGCGCTCGACGCGGTACCAGAACTTTCGGGCGTCGGGCTGGTACACGCCGGAACTGGGCCCGCAGACTGCTGCGTTTACCGGCTCGGTTGAGGCGATGTTTGCTGCTTACGATCGCATCAGCGCCGGGATGCTCGAGGCGCTGAAAGGCGCGATTCCGCGGCCCGAGGCGATGAAGCCTGAAGCCTACGAGCGCACCCTGAAGGCTCGAGCGTTTGATGTCGCGCGGTATCTTCTGCCGCTGGCGACGAATACCTCGCTGGGCCAGATCGTGAATGCACGGACGCTGGAGACGCAGGTCTCGCGGCTGCTGACGAGCCCACATGCCGAAGTGCGGCAGATCGGCGAGAAGCTGCGCGCGGCGGCGACGGAGCCGGCGTGGAACGTGTATCACGCGGCCTCGCAGGCGCTCTGCGAGGAGATCGGGTCGGTGGACGAGGCTTGTGGAGCGCGCGTTGCCGAGACACTGCTGCGTCCGGTGAAGACGGCTCCGACGCTGGTGAAGTATGCGAATGCAAGCGAGTACCTTGCTGCGACGCGCCGCGAGCTTACGCAGGCTGCTGCGGAGCTGATGCATGGGCAGCCGATCTTCGCGGCTCCGGTCGTCGATCTGCTCGATGATGCCGAGCCGCTGGAAGTGGAGCTTGCGACCTCGCTGCTGTATCCGCATTGCCATTACTCCTATCGCCAGATTCGCGGCCACGTCGCCGCGCTGACCGAGCAGCGGCGACTGGAGATCATCGACCTTGGCACGCGGCATCGCGGAAGGCACGATGAGCTGCTGCGGTCGTTCAGCGCGGGGCAGGGTTTCCGGTTCGATATTTTGATGGATATTGGCGGGTTTCGCGATATGCACCGGCATCGGCGGTGCGTTCAGTTGCTGCAGCCTTACACTGACGCGCATGGCTACGAGGACCCGGTTTGCGCGGGGCAGCCGACGCTGGCTGAGGCCGCACATGAGGTTGAGTACAGCGCGGCGATGGACGCGGCGTTTGCGGTGTATCGCGAGCTGCGCGATGCAGGCCATCCCGAAGCGGCGGCTTATACGCTTCCGCTGGGGACTCGGTGCCGGTCGATGTTCAAGATGGACTTTGCGGAGGCGCTGTATATTGCGGAGCTAAGGTCGGGTGTGGCGGGGCACTTCAGCTATCGGCGCGTGGCTTGGGAGATGTATAAGGCGGTGGCGGAGCGGCATCCTGGGCTGGCAGGGCATTTCAGGATTGAGGATGTGAATGAGCCGGTGGATTTGCTGAAGAGATAAGTTTTGCTGGAGTGGGCAAGATGAAAGCCGCGATTGTTTTAGATCCTATATATCCTGGGTTAGAACAGATGGCAGACCAAATGCCAGTTTGGGCTATTGACTCAGTAGCCCACAGGGCCACGGCGGAACGGATGTGGCAACTGCAGGGTACGTCCAATGCTTTCCGTGGAATCACTCTATTCAAGGTCAAAGATGCAGGAGATGCCGAAGATAACTGCATAAATGTCATTGGCAATGTTGATTTGCATCACGGTGTTTATTCCTCTGGAGAGAGGATTTCAATGTTGATTGTCGTTGGAGCTTTGCCGTCGAACAGGGTCATAGATGAGTTGAAACTTTACGACTTCGAGACTTTTGAGATGACGCCAGATGGTTTTGTCGCCAAGTGAATCAAGCAAATTCAAACTGCACCATTTTATATTCGCTTTTTATTTGCTTTCTTCGGATTCGATGTTAGACTCCGGATTGACCCCTTACCGCAGAGGAGACGGAACAACGTGGCAGCAGTTGATGAACGCACCAAGGCTATAGAGACGGCCCTTTCACAGTTGGAGAAACAGTTTGGCAAGGGCTCGATCATGCGCCTTGGCTCGAAGGAGGCGATTGTTCCGATCTCGGTGATCTCGACGGGGTCGATCTCGTTCGATGCGGCGCTGGGCGTGGGTGGCGTGCCGCGTGGCCGTGTGATTGAGATCTTCGGGCCGGAGTCTTCGGGTAAGACGACGATCACGCTGCAGATCATTGCCGAGGCCCAGAAGGCTGGCGGGCTGGCAGCGTTTGTGGACGCCGAGCATGCGCTCGATCCGGTGTATGCGAAGAAGCTGGGCGTGGACACGGACAACCTGCTGGTGAGCCAGCCGGACTACGGCGAGCAGGCGCTGGAGATTACGGAGGCGCTGGTTCGGTCGGGGGCGATCGACGTGCTGGTGGTGGACTCGGTTGCGGCGCTGGTTCCGAAGGCTGAACTGGATGGCGAGATGGGCGATTCGCACGTCGGCCTGCAGGCGAGGCTGATGAGCCAGGCGCTGCGCAAGCTGACGGGAACGGTTGCGAAGTCGCGGACGTGTTTGATCTTCATCAACCAGATCCGCGAGAAGATCGGCGTGATGTTTGGCAACCCGGAGACGACGACCGGTGGCCGGGCGCTGAAGTTTTACTCCTCGGTGCGCATCGATATTCGCAGGATCGGCGCGGTGAAGGAGGGCGAGACCGTCACCGGGTCGCGGACCAAAGTGAAGGTGGTGAAGAACAAGGTTGCGGCCCCGTTCCGCGATGCCGAATTCGACATTCTGTACGGCGAGGGCATCTCGCGTGAGGGCGATGTGCTGGATCTTGCGGTTCTCCACAACATCGTGGATAAGAGCGGCGCGTGGTACAGCTACTCGGGCGAGCGCATCGGACAGGGACGCGAGAACGTTCGCGGCTTCCTGAAGGAGAACAAGGACGTCTTTGCGCGCATCGACGCCGAGCTTCGCAAGAAGCTGAACATCGCAGGCGGGAAGGATGTTCCGGAAGTTCCGGCGGCGCCGGTGAACGGTGCTGCAGCGGCGCAGGAAGTTGTGAAGAGCCGCCGGTAGTCGAGTTTGTGAGAAGGGCCCTGCCTATGGCGGGGCCTTTTGTTTTTGAGGGCCACCTCCACCCCTCCCGGAAACTGCTCCAAGGCGATGTTGTCTGTTTTGTGTGAGATGGGCGGTTTGGGGTTTTGACAGGAATCTTCAGTAGAAACGCTTGACAGTCCTGGAAATCGTAAGCTATTACTTACGGTAAGTGAATGCTTACCTACAAGCCGGATTGGAGGCATTGGGAGATGGTACTCGGATGGCCATCTTTCAGAGGCTTGCCGAGGGGCCGCTGGCGGTTAACGAGTTGGCGGCGACGCTGCCGGTGAGCCGGCCGGCGGTCTCGCAGCACTTGCGCGTGCTGAAGGAGGCCGGACTCGTGACGGACCGGAAGAACGGGACCCGAAGGCTGTATCAGGTTGATCCGGAGGGAGTGGCCCGGTTGCGGGCGCACTTCGACCAGGTGTGGGAGCGGGCTATGAGTGGGTTTCAGCGAGCTGTAGAAGCGTCAGAAAAAGGAGAGAGGCGATGAGCGAGACGGTAGTAAGTACGGTCGTGCGGAAGAGTGTTCGCGTGCCTATTTCTGTGGGGTGCGCGTTTTCAGTATTTGTGGAACAGATGGAGACCTGGTGGCCGCCGGAACACCACATTGGGGAGGCAGCGTTTGAGGCGATCTTTGTCGAGCCGAAGGTTGGCGGGCGGTGGTATGAGCGCGACGGCAATGGTAAGGAGTGCGACTGGGGTAAGGTCATGGCGTGGGATCCTCCGCGGCTGGTGACGTTCTCGTGGCATCTGGGGCCGAGCTGGAAGTTCGATCCGGACATGGCGAAGGCGAGCGAGGTGGCGATCCGGTTTACGCCTGAGACAGAGGGAACGCTGGTGGAGCTGGAGCACTCGCACCTGGAGCGGCATGGCGAGGGCTGGGAGCAGCTCAAGAAGATGCTTGAATCCGCGGATGCGTGGGAGCAGACACTCAGGGAGTTCGCGAAGAGAGCCGAGTTGGAGAGCGAGCTATGAGGCCGGCGGCGTGGCTGCGAGTGGCCGCGGTGCTGACGCTGATTCATGCGGTGCTGCATACGGTCGGCGGGGTCTACGGGGCGCAGGACCCGGGGCCCCAGACCGTAGCGGCGACCGCGATGAAGGCGAATACGTTTGTGGTGTTCGGGAATGTGCGCAGCTTCTGGACCTTCTATCGCGGGATGGGGCTGGTAGTGACCGTTCTGCTGACGCTGGAAGCAGTGGTCTTCTGGCTGCTGGGAGGGCTGGCGAAGACGGAGGGAGTGCGGCTGCGGCCTGTGGTGCTGGTGTTTGCGGTTGGATATGTGGCCTTGGCAGTGGTGTCGTGGGGACATTTCTTTCTAGGGCCGGTGATTACA
It encodes the following:
- a CDS encoding 3-hydroxybutyryl-CoA dehydrogenase produces the protein MSSIQTIAVLGAGTMGNGIAHVCARSGFNVLLSDRHDACHDRGLAIIEKNLAREVAKGKLTQQQAEEARARITPTLDREAFSVCDLAIEAATERFEIKSELFKELDRVLRPEAILASNTSSISITKLAAQTSRPAQVIGMHFFNPVPVMQLVEVVRGLQTSQATFDTVHALSKQLGKTPVEVNDAAGFVSNRVLMPLINEAIFATMEGVATPEAIDQVFQLGMAHPMGPLTLADFIGLDVCLDIMRILVEGTGDPKYRPCPLLIRMVDAGWLGRKSGRGFYTYT
- a CDS encoding LIC_13387 family protein gives rise to the protein MRPAAWLRVAAVLTLIHAVLHTVGGVYGAQDPGPQTVAATAMKANTFVVFGNVRSFWTFYRGMGLVVTVLLTLEAVVFWLLGGLAKTEGVRLRPVVLVFAVGYVALAVVSWGHFFLGPVITELLIAACLGVAAPGLAGQRVSKSAAELLTR
- a CDS encoding SRPBCC family protein, which codes for MSETVVSTVVRKSVRVPISVGCAFSVFVEQMETWWPPEHHIGEAAFEAIFVEPKVGGRWYERDGNGKECDWGKVMAWDPPRLVTFSWHLGPSWKFDPDMAKASEVAIRFTPETEGTLVELEHSHLERHGEGWEQLKKMLESADAWEQTLREFAKRAELESEL
- the fabG gene encoding 3-oxoacyl-[acyl-carrier-protein] reductase; its protein translation is MSTLAGRIALVTGASQGIGRACALELARRGAHVALAARNVDKLNEVAAQIAAAGGTAHPFALDVSSEESIKSGAKAVIAHFGKAEILVNNAGITRDILALRMKKADWDDVLTTNLTGAFLLTQAVMSSMVKNRWGRIINITSVVGETGQAGQANYAASKAGLIGLTKSLARELASRTITVNAVAPGYIETAMTVVLTDEQKNAMTQHIPLGRAGTDQDIANAVAFLASEEASYITGHTLDVNGGMYMG
- the recA gene encoding recombinase RecA, translating into MAAVDERTKAIETALSQLEKQFGKGSIMRLGSKEAIVPISVISTGSISFDAALGVGGVPRGRVIEIFGPESSGKTTITLQIIAEAQKAGGLAAFVDAEHALDPVYAKKLGVDTDNLLVSQPDYGEQALEITEALVRSGAIDVLVVDSVAALVPKAELDGEMGDSHVGLQARLMSQALRKLTGTVAKSRTCLIFINQIREKIGVMFGNPETTTGGRALKFYSSVRIDIRRIGAVKEGETVTGSRTKVKVVKNKVAAPFRDAEFDILYGEGISREGDVLDLAVLHNIVDKSGAWYSYSGERIGQGRENVRGFLKENKDVFARIDAELRKKLNIAGGKDVPEVPAAPVNGAAAAQEVVKSRR
- a CDS encoding FAD-dependent thymidylate synthase; this encodes MSATETKTEKPALPTASETDVYAIHGADPEVLAYAMAKYSRSALSMKESLAEISAQRAEQFLNTFYFQYGHRSIADLAHIPFAIERLSLLAAIELVDEQRWDGQERSTRYQNFRASGWYTPELGPQTAAFTGSVEAMFAAYDRISAGMLEALKGAIPRPEAMKPEAYERTLKARAFDVARYLLPLATNTSLGQIVNARTLETQVSRLLTSPHAEVRQIGEKLRAAATEPAWNVYHAASQALCEEIGSVDEACGARVAETLLRPVKTAPTLVKYANASEYLAATRRELTQAAAELMHGQPIFAAPVVDLLDDAEPLEVELATSLLYPHCHYSYRQIRGHVAALTEQRRLEIIDLGTRHRGRHDELLRSFSAGQGFRFDILMDIGGFRDMHRHRRCVQLLQPYTDAHGYEDPVCAGQPTLAEAAHEVEYSAAMDAAFAVYRELRDAGHPEAAAYTLPLGTRCRSMFKMDFAEALYIAELRSGVAGHFSYRRVAWEMYKAVAERHPGLAGHFRIEDVNEPVDLLKR
- a CDS encoding ArsR/SmtB family transcription factor; this translates as MNAYLQAGLEALGDGTRMAIFQRLAEGPLAVNELAATLPVSRPAVSQHLRVLKEAGLVTDRKNGTRRLYQVDPEGVARLRAHFDQVWERAMSGFQRAVEASEKGERR